CACCGGGCGGCCCGTGGCGGAGCCCTCGGTCATGCGGGGCTGGTTGGGCATGCCCTCACGGCCCTCGCTGCGCTCGGTGCGTTCGGTCATGCGGGGCTGGTTGGGCATGCCGTCACGGCCCTCGCTGCGCTCGGTGCGTTCGGTCATGCCGTGCCGGTTGGGCATGCCCTCACGGCCCTCGCTGCGCTCGGTGCGTTCGGTCATGCCGTGGGGCTCATGCTCATCTCCGGCATCGGGGAGTCGCCGTGGCCGGGGGCGTAGGACTCCTGGGCGCCGGTGAACGGCTTCGCCACGGCGGTGAACGTCTGGGTGCGGCCGTCGGCGAAGGTGAGCGTGAAGCTGAGTTCGTCGCCTGCCTGCACCGGCTTGGCGATGTTCATCAGCATCAGGTGGTCGCCGCCGGGCTCCAGCGTGGCGCGGGAGTGGGCCTTGACCACGATGCCGCCCTCCTTGGGCTGCATGACCATCTTGCCGTCCTTCATGGTCATCTCGTGCAGCTCCATCGGGGAGACCTCGGTGGCCGCCTTGGTGATCGTCACATCCGCGTCGCCGTCGTTGACCAGGGTGCCGAACGCGGCGGTCATGCCCTTGTCGGCGGCCTTCACCCACGGGTCGCTGATGCCGAGCACCCCGGCCGCCGCGCTCGCCGAAGCCGAAGCCGAAGCCGTCGCCGACGGTGCGGCGGTGGTCGAGCCGTCGGCGGAGCCGCAGGCGGCGACGGACGCGGCCAGCAGGGCGGCGCCGATCAGGGCCGCCGGGCGCCGGAGC
The genomic region above belongs to Micromonospora sp. WMMD1128 and contains:
- a CDS encoding copper chaperone PCu(A)C — protein: MPSTTSGRLRRPAALIGAALLAASVAACGSADGSTTAAPSATASASASASAAAGVLGISDPWVKAADKGMTAAFGTLVNDGDADVTITKAATEVSPMELHEMTMKDGKMVMQPKEGGIVVKAHSRATLEPGGDHLMLMNIAKPVQAGDELSFTLTFADGRTQTFTAVAKPFTGAQESYAPGHGDSPMPEMSMSPTA